In Canis lupus familiaris isolate Mischka breed German Shepherd unplaced genomic scaffold, alternate assembly UU_Cfam_GSD_1.0 chrUn_S144H304, whole genome shotgun sequence, the genomic stretch AGCGTCTAGaaagccactgatttctgggcattgattttgtaccctgccacactgccgaatttgctgtatgagttctagcagtcttggggtggagtcttttgggttttctaggtgtacggtatcatgtcatctgcaaagaaggagagtttgacttcttctaggccaatttgaatgccttctatttctttttgttgcctgattcctGAAGCTACGACGTCTAGTGTTATTGTtgatagcagtggtgagagtggacatccctgtctcgttcctgatcttcttcggggaaaggctcccagcgtTTGCCCCTTGGAATGAtaatttgctgtgggcttttcgtagatggctttgaagatgctgaggaacgttccctctatccctatactctgaagcaTTTGGATCAGGAGTGGAtgccgtattttgtcaaatgctttctctgcgtctcttgagaggatcatctggttcttgttttttctcttgcagaTCTGATCAGTCACACGGAGTGTTTgccgagtgttgaaccagccttgcgtcccgggTAAAGGCCACCTGGTCACAGTGAGTAACTTCTCAATTtaccgttggatcctattggctcgtatcttgttgagaatgtttgcatccatgttcatcggggacattggtctataattctcctttttgatggggtctttgtccgGTTTTGGacttaaggtgatgctggcctcatagaacgagtttggaagtattccatctctttctgtctttcagaacagctttagtagaataggtacggtcttcttctttcaatgtttgatagcattcccctgggaagccatctggccctggacttttgtgtcttgggaggtttctgatgatgactgtttcaatttcctcccgggttatcggcctgttccggttttctatttctttctgttccagttttggtagtttgtggttttccagaaatgtgtccatttcttctagattgcctaatttattggcgtatagctgctcataataagtttttaaaatcgttgtATTTCCTTAGTGCtggtggtgatctctcttttctcattcatgattttattgagtcctttatgcttttttctagagtcaccagtagctttataatagtgcttctgtattggctttctgacattgaattgtaatccagattttgtaactctgtgggagagaggactgtttctgattctttcttttgaggtgaattgttccttctagtcattttgctcagtgtggagtggaCAAAAACAAGTTATACTggaaaaaggagcaaaagagaaaaaaagaagaaataaaaaagaataaaaaaaggggttgggaaacaacagaaacaaacagaaaagaaaaaacaagggggagtatcctctgattctatatactgtaaatccctcaacttcccctagaagtttccagtgctgcttggtcaataacttggtttcccctgtccttccagctggtcttctggggtaggggcctgctgtgctgattctcaggtgtgtgctgctgggggagctgccccgccccctgccaggtgcctggCTTAGTGGGTGCTGTTTATCCAGTGAGGCCCCTGCccagtcccaggcacagggtgacacgaGGAGGAACAGCCACACTGGTGGCGGCCAGCTGttcagccctggagtcagctcccgcagtaactaccgctaCCCAGCAGAggccacaggggcctggatgctctgggggtggggggcgccgaTCGCCCAGCTCGGGGCCGCCCAGTGGTAGGAGCGTCCTTGCTTTCCTGtaccctcctggcctctgcctgtcctggggggagcgccggatcttgggctgtgtcccccagtgccctgggctccggggcctgtgaCACTGAATGGACCTAAAGTACCAcgatgtataatttaaaagcatcagagtaaatTTTCTCGTTAACTTatcttttattacaaataaaattcataagCCATTATAgaggttaaagaaaaacaaaatatggaaacagcaCAATGACGGGGAGGGAAGCCTCCATTGGGCTGCAGCCATCACGAGCCCCGCGGTAGGAGCTGGGGTGGCTCCTGAGGTGGTTCAGGGGGTTGTTCAGGGGTCGAAGCCAGTTGCTCCAGAGGCAGGTGGCGGCCCTGGCACTTTGGGGACCCTGACTGCAGGCGCCAGGGCCTACTCCTCCACCGGGTGGCCAAGGGTGCAGGTGGCTCCTCATCAGGGTGGGGAATCATAGGTGCCAAAACCATGTGCATTGACTTGGACTCAGTAGCCAGCATCTCAGCTTGGGCCAAGCCCTCACCTCCAGCAGCCGGGACCGGCTCGGTCACCTCAGGCCCTGAAGGTGCCACAGGCCCCACAGTCGGAGCTGGGGTGGGCTCCTGAGGTGGGTTAGGGTGTTGCTCCGGGGCCGAAGCTGTAGCcccaagaagacaaagtatcatCACCAGGACGGACTTTCCACGTCCCTCCCAAATCAAGGACACTCTTCCCACTGCTCAACTGTGTGAGTAcaagagccctgggaggtctCCCCAGACTGAAGCCCGTGGGAATGGGGTGTGAGCCTACCCACTGCTCCCGGCCCAGCTGCATGGAGGTTGGGTCTGTGTGGCCCACCCTGTCCCAAGCTTGGCCACCCCCagtcctcctcatcctcatcgTCTAATTCCACGAGCTCCAGGTAGCTGAATCGTTCCAGGTAACGCTGGGCCGTTTTCCAGGTCTGAGCCTGGCATGTTGAGCCCCATGAATGCCAGAAGCTTCCTCAGGAAGAGAAATTCTGGTGGCTGATGAAAATCCTCCTGATGTAGTCCAGCCAGATGTCCAGGATGCAGgagatggccctggggagggacaggtgggcagaggcatcagaagacagggctccctcacaccaaggtgtcccggggaagccctgcaggaATGGGGCCCCAGGCCTTCCGCTCAGGGCTGTCGGAGGCCAGTGCTGCTCCTTGTCCACCTGCCACCTGGtggtcctgcctgccacaggcctgctcaCTGAGGAGGGGCTGGCACGAAGCCTCTGTGCATGGGAGCCCATGACTAGTGGTGTGACCATCACTGTCTTCCCTGGGGAAGCATgactccctcctcagcctggctccctgcccactTGCCCCTTGAATCCACTGGCAGGCATCCGGGGAAGGGGGGTGTCTGGCCTtcattgccctcactgcacacactgtcgCTCTGGGAATGTCCGAGTGGGGAGGGTTTGGGCTCTGTGTCTtgccaggccttgccaggagcTGCCCGGTACTGCCGCCTTCCCTCCTGTGGCTCAGCGCTGCCTCACTCACGAGGGGCCCCCAGGGGttgtccttccactgactctaatctccCAAAGGGCAGGGGCCGTCTGGTCCGTGAGCACTCACTGGctctcctgagcacctgctgtgcaccTGGGTCCAGGTGCCACCAGCTTGGTGAGTGCGATGCTCCCCACACCCTCTGCTCTGGGTCCCAGGAGGGGGTAGACAGAGGGCTTTGAAAGGGGCAGGCATGGAGAAGGACTTCATTAGGGCTCCCAGTGCTCTCCCACAAAGCCCGCACCCCATCCAcagctctcttttcctcttttctcaaagGACCCATTAGACCTTTACCCTGTCACAggaattgcagatgtgtggggtgagggtccAGCAGCCCCTCCAGGCCACAGCCCCCTCGCTGCCCTCTTGGAGAGGAAGGCCCTCCTGCATGAGCCAGAGCTCACTCACACTTTGCACTGCTCCACGGATCCCACGATGTCATCATTCAGATATTTGTTGCATCCATATctagaggagggcaggggggcatCACATGAAAGTTCCTGTGGACCCGACCTCTCCTCATAGCTGCTGTCACCCTCTGACCCTTGACTAGCCTGGAGCCCTGGGGGGCCATCCGCTCTGTGCGTGGGGCCACAGGCAGCCCCTGGAGAAGCGCCTGCACCTGCTGGGTCCTCCTGAATGCTTGAGGAATGAAAGGGCTCCGGCCAGGCCCATGGCCGACATCCGAGTGGGCCAGGGTGCCCCGGTGTCCCCGGTCCCCTACTCCggttgccccaggacacagaccccAGATGGACTCTCAAACCTCCCTTTCCATGGGAAAACAGGCCAGCTCAAACCCTGGTGACGGTGGGGACGCGGCACAGGCTTTCATGGGGAGAGAACGATGACTGCTGAGCACAATCACAGCCCCTCTAGCCGACctgccacaggccaggccccggggacTGCCCTACGGACCCCACTAGGCCCCGTGTGACTCTGCTCCAGTCGGaggagcagccccaggggccGGGAAGTTCAGGAACATTCCCAAGACTCCCAACCAGTAGGTGGCCCATCCCCCTGGGCTGTGGAGGGTCAGGGTGCTCACTTTGCAAACAGCAGGTCCAGGATCTCTTCGGTGGTGCCAAATTCAGGATACGTTTCCATAAATTGAACAATGGAAAGGTCGTCCAAGCACAGCAAGGCGGGCACCAGTTCTTCTACCTGCTGCT encodes the following:
- the LOC119878313 gene encoding ral guanine nucleotide dissociation stimulator-like codes for the protein MAERASALRRNRIFPTTPSRRELLEQQVEELVPALLCLDDLSIVQFMETYPEFGTTEEILDLLFAKYGCNKYLNDDIVGSVEQCKVAISCILDIWLDYIRRIFISHQNFSS